A part of Fundulus heteroclitus isolate FHET01 chromosome 23, MU-UCD_Fhet_4.1, whole genome shotgun sequence genomic DNA contains:
- the fgf2 gene encoding fibroblast growth factor 2, which translates to MASGEITTLPAVPEDGGSGGFPPGSFKDPKRLYCKNGGFFLRIKPDGGVDGIREKSDPHIKLQLQATSVGEVIIKGVCANRYLAMNRDGRLFGARRATDECYFLERLESNNYNTYRSRKYPNMYVALKRTGQYKSGSKTGPGQKAILFLPMSAKC; encoded by the exons ATGGCCTCGGGAGAAATCACAACTCTTCCCGCCGTACCTGAAGACGGCGGCAGCGGCGGCTTTCCCCCGGGGAGCTTCAAGGACCCCAAGAGGCTGTACTGTAAGAACGGGGGCTTCTTCCTGAGGATCAAACCCGACGGGGGTGTGGATGGAATCCGGGAGAAAAGCGACCCACACA TAAAGCTTCAGCTGCAGGCGACCTCAGTGGGGGAGGTGATCATCAAAGGAGTTTGTGCGAACCGCTATCTGGCGATGAACAGAGACGGACGGCTGTTTGGAGCG AGACGAGCGACGGACGAGTGCTACTTCCTGGAGAGGCTCGAGAGCAACAACTACAACACGTACCGCTCCAGGAAGTACCCGAACATGTACGTGGCGCTGAAGAGGACTGGCCAGTACAAGTCCGGCAGCAAAACCGGACCGGGTCAGAAGGCCATTCTCTTTCTTCCAATGTCTGCAAAGTGCTAA